Proteins found in one Pelobates fuscus isolate aPelFus1 chromosome 10, aPelFus1.pri, whole genome shotgun sequence genomic segment:
- the LOC134574809 gene encoding zinc finger protein 501-like translates to MNTPRKELISYVGETSIALVAGTLPDADIYLPTSQAQKNYLSAHEESASWEEENLTGNIYTSTEHTQTEYTSTQIKKEPASMEAVNLTDSDRCTHPDNSQDFLATSGEEVVDINAPTEYVQAEVPTLIRKESLSCREWHFQCGEDFDKGPAFLTHQLTHNPLRTYSCSECQNYFTSYLNFVKHRRLHRGQKELCPECGKHFSSKSNLAAHYKIHTGEKPFSCSICGKGFINQAHLIRHERCHTGEKTFSCPLCGNVFTNRAHLIRDERSHTGEKPYTCSECGKCFTSRSSFISHQRNHTGEKPFSCFTNQPDRNKHHSVHTREKPFSCSQCGKCFTQSSHLVRHQRSHTGEKPFLCSVCEKRFSLNENLVTHQRIHIGVQPFSCSICGKSFSSKSNFLTHERSHFLVLCVENVSLISQIFLNMKGFTQERSLSHALNVENILPKALIVT, encoded by the exons ATGAATACACCTAGAAAGGAACTGATTAGCTATGTTGGAGAGACATCCATTGCCCTTGTTGCAGGAACTCTTCCAGATGCTGACATATATTTGCCCACAAGTCAAGCACAGAAAAACTACCTATCGGCTCAT GAGGAATCGGCTTCATGGGAAGAAGAGAATCTCACTGGCAATATTTATACATCAACAGAACATACACAGACCGAATATACATCTACTCAAATTAAGAAGGAACCAGCCTCGATGGAAGCAGTAAATCTTACAGACTCGGATAGGTGTACACACCCAGACAACTCACAGGACTTTTTAGCAACAAGTGGAGAAGAAGTTGTAGATATTAATGCACCCACGGAATATGTGCAGGCAGAAGTACCCACACTTATAAGAAAGGAATCACTCTCATGTAGAGAGTGGCATTT TCAGTGTGGTGAAGACTTTGACAAAGGACCAGCTTTCCTAACTCATCAACTGACGCACAACCCTCTGCGAACGTACAGCTGTTCTGAGTGTCAGAACTACTTCACAAGCTATTTAAATTTTGTTAAACATCGGAGGCTTCACAGAGGACAGAAAGAGCTCTGCCCAGAATGTGGAAAACACTTTTCTTCTAAATCAAATCTGGCAGCACACTACAAAATTCACACTGGGGAGAAGCCATTCTCTTGCTCCATATGTGGAAAAGGTTTTATTAACCAAGCACATCTTATTAGGCATGAGAGAtgtcacacaggagaaaaaacattttcatgtCCTCTATGTGGGAATGTTTTTACTAATCGGGCACATCTTATTAGAGATGAAAGGagtcacacaggagaaaaaccataTACATGCtcagaatgtgggaaatgttttactaGTAGGTCAAGTTTTATTTCACATCAGAGGaaccacacaggagagaaaccattctcttgTTTTACAAATCAACCAGATCGTAATAAACATCATAGCGTACATACTAGAGAGAAACCGTTCTCCTGCTCTCAGTGTGGGAAATGTTTCACCCAAAGCTCCCATCTTGTTCGACATCAAAGGAGTCACACAGGGGAGAAACCATTCTTATGTTCTGTGTGTGAGAAACGGTTTAGTTTAAATGAAAATCTCGTTACACACCAGAGGATTCACATAGGAGTGCAGCCGTTTTCTTGTTCCATATGTGGGAAAAGTTTCTCCAGTAAATCTAATTTTCTTACACACGAGAGAAGCCATTTCCTTGTTCTGTGTGTGGAAAATGTTTCACTAATCAGTCAGATCTTCTTAAACATGAAAGGATTCACACAAGAGAGAAGCCTTTCTCATGCACTGAATGTGGAAAATATTTTACCCAAAgctctcatagttacatag